The sequence below is a genomic window from Coffea arabica cultivar ET-39 chromosome 8e, Coffea Arabica ET-39 HiFi, whole genome shotgun sequence.
CTCATATATCAGGGATGAAAGCTGGAACAAGCTTGAATTTTTATGATAATCATTACACAGctggtaaataaataaaataaaataaaaaggataTACATATTTGTGTTGGATTGGCTGACCTGGTTGGGGTAAGTACAGGAGGAGGGAAGGGTCCACCAGATGATGGAGCCATCGGAGCCGCCGGTGTAGAGGGTGGGAGGGTGGTTAAGTACGGCGGTGGCGGTGACTTTATGAGTGGGTGGGGAGGCTGACCATATGCAGGCTACCGATCTACACTTCATTCAGCTGACCGGTTCGGTTCAAATGCAGGGCCGATTGGAAGAGCTTCGTGGACTAGTATCTATAATCTACCCATTGAAATTTGAACTGTTTGCagggaaaaaaaggagaaaaaaaaaagatattgaaACTTCGGAACAGAATCCGACGACAAAATGGCTACTGCAGCGCAGCTTTCAGAGTAAAGACTGGACTACAGTCTGATTCTCAAACATGAAATTGACACACTGTGTGGGAACAACATAATAAAGGCGTGACTCAGAAAACTGGTCAAAACAGTTGCGGCTTTCAAGGTCATGATGCGCCGGCTCTCCAAAGCGTGAAAAATGCCCAGTGCTTCCATCACGCCTTTCTGAATGAGAGAAAAAGGTGATTGCACGTCATCATATCCAACGCCTTAAACATCTTCATGGATAAACGAatttttgcattgcatttttttcccctttttcaaGGAAAGATATTCATTCAACACAAAAACAACTGCTTTTGATTAGTGTACTGGAATGAGCCTAAATGCAGAATAAAGAGAAAAAGACAATTGCTTAAGACCGTAATGTTATTCAGTCAAAATCTATATACCTATCTCCCCTTTCAACCATccaacttttcatttcaaaagaGAGAGATCGTTATTGAAACCACCCTTACTTGGAAACAACATACAGTAATCGGCAACAGCAAGGCCGCCTAAGCATCAAAAAATAAGCATGTCCAATATACAAGACGAATCTAAAAGCATTTCATTGTCCACGAAATAGTAGTACTATATATGAAGGACTATAGGAGCTAATAACTGATTGTGTCCCTTCTAAAATGATTACAAGAATCGAAGGCTGGCGCCCGCCCGGGGGTGCGGCGCAAAAGAGCCTCGACATAAGCAGTAAAAAAGCAATAGATACCAGCGACTTCAGAAACAAAATTTGCCGAGTTATATACAGTCTTTCGTAACGGTTTTCTCAATGCATCTCAACCACCTGCAGTTTTCTCAATGCATCCCTGTGGACTTCGGTGGTGAAACTCCCAAATTACTGGAACTGCTAGTTACTCTAGGCGATGGATAATTTATTGCCTGCTGAGCAGCCCTATTGGCCATCAAAATCTGCAATTGAGCAGACGCATTGGATGGATTTGCAGTTACGTTTGATGGTGGTCTGGCAGCTTGAGCTTGTTGCGTTGGCTGAATAATATATTGGTTCATAGCTTCAGAATAAGCTCTCCCTGATAAGCTTCCACGCATCCTACCAGACGGTCGCCAATCCTGATCTGCTGGCGAGTTCACCGAAACATCTGATCTTGGAACCGATTGTAATGTGCTTCCAACAGCTCCTATCTGGTCTCCTACTGGAGCAGTTGCATTCCCTGAATTCGATGCTGCTCTAGGTGTATGAAAAGCTCTTGCTCTTGCAGCCTGGGCTGCTCGCTGAGCCGACAGTAACTGAGCATGCGCTGCCTGGATAGAATGATCTTGTGAACCTGCTTGTTGACTTTGAGCACGGAAGAAGTTGCCAGATGACTGAGCAGAATGCTGAAACCTGCCCGCAGACTGATGAATTGGATGTGGCGTTCTCAAGTTCACTTGCTGTTGCTGATTGGAGTGCGGAAGTTCACCAGAGAGTCCTGATGAAGCTAGATAAGTACCTTGTGCTCGTGTTGAGGCCTGAAGGCTAGAGACTTGTCCAGTTGATCGACCAGAATAAATAAAACGGTCTTGCTGGCCCAGTTCAACAACAAAAGAACAAGGGAAAAACCATTACTGAGAGTATGACAACAGAGCTAAAGCATGTATACAGAAATGATATGCCACAACAAAATTATATGTCCCAGTTAACTCAAACGGCTAAAACCCTCTAATTATGAATAAAGCATTTAACTCAAACGACTAAAATCAAGTAAAAAAGGTTGAGTTACCGGATCATTGGAGATCTGCTGCTGGGAGGACACCATCCGCGGCATTTGGTGTGCAACTGGATGAGATCTAGAAAGTTGCTGTTGCCTTTGCATATTGTTTGAGTTTCCACTGAAACCATCTCCAACCGGTGGCAAAGCAGAAGTTTGAGAAGCTGCCAAAGACCCATTCTGCATGAATGTACTTGTACTATTTCTAACCCTTTGCAGATCAGTTGTTGGCGCCTGCGCTGGCAGGGCCTGAACTGCAACTGGCGTTCTGCTTACTTGCCGGGGTATTGATAGGGACCGGCCATACTCATTGCTGATTGATGCATTACCAAATTGGAACCGTTGTAGTTGCAAAGCAGTGGGAGAAATTTCAGTCTGTGGCACAGAATTTGAAAGAAAGGCGTTGGATGCTCTAGCTTCAACATTAGAAGCAGGAGAAGAGGCATCAGTTAATAGAGGAGATGGCAAAATGCTGCTAGAAGTGGACTGAGGAACACCACCACTCTGTGCATCTGACATGAGACTAAATGTCCCTGATCCAAAAGTTGACAAATAAACACCAGACCAAAAGTCATCCTCCGTTTGAGATGAGCTGTTCTGAGGGACCTCATTTGTGATGTTAGTAGGTGGCCTGAGTGTCATATCCTTGACGCTACAATCTTTTTGAGAATTGACAAGGAAAACTTTTGTGTCTTCAGCTTCAGAAAGGTCAACAGTATCCATTACATCATCAATCTCAGTCAGATCCAAAAGATCTGGTGGAGCATTTGGCAAGCTAGTAGAATCTGGCTGTGTAGGCTGTTCCTGTTCTGCACTTGGGAACTTATCCTGTCGCTTTTCAGCATGATCATCACTTTCAACGATAGCTTTCCATGACCCATCTGATGAGATGATTACATCATTGACATTATCTCCAACTTCCTTCAATACCTTTACAGAATATAAGGCTGTTAATTGAAAGCAAAGCGCTATACGCTCAAATTGGAATACCAAATGCAACCACTTACTTTGACCATATTTTGGTCAATGCGGATGTCGGTAAAGCAGCAATGGTGATTGCAGTGTGGACAGCGCCAAGACGGCCTTTTTGAATTTATGTCCACGTAGTTGTCAAAATCAAAGCACTAGAGGTAAAAATAAGTCAAATTATGactcaaaacaaaagtgaaaatgcAAACAAGAGAAAAAGGCTAATAGCAAATCTATTTGTTGCTATTTAAACACTCTCCTGATAATAGATAAGTGATAAAACTATTCCTTTTAGTTATCCTTCCCAGTGTGCCATTGTCAGTAAACTATCAGAACCTATGGCTAATCATCTTGATTGAAGCTTATGCATAACTCAGTTTAAAGTTGTATGCTAATGTGAAAAGGCCAACAGCTAGAGAGTGCCATTTGAGTGGGTAATGCAAACCAAAAATCCTAGTCATCTATGGTTCTATCATTGAAATCACATATATAAATGAAATAGCCTACACTAAGCCTCAAATATGTCATACAAGACCTGCAGAGACACTTGTTAAATTGATTCACGGCAAAGGAGCTCACCTGCAGATGCTTGCAAGTATGTCCTTTGACTGGAGTTCTGATATGCCTAAAGCTGTTCATGATTGGGAAACAAAATATACTGATcagaaaaatatcaaaataacgACCTAGAAAACTAGTATGAAATCTGTGTCTATTCCATTTGCTGGTGGAAGGAAAAATTCTATGAAACTCATTGTTTTATGAAGATTCCACTAAGACATCATAATTTGCCAAATGTTTTGTCCTACTTCAGGAGCATATTTACATCTCAAGGCTACTGCCATTGTTGAGAAGCCAAGGGTGGGAGGAAAAACTTATTTTAATTCATTTGCAAGGCCTAAATTTACTATTACTTTCTAGCGAGGGATTATCACGTCACAAGTGAAACATGGCATTAAGTATGCTTCTGACTAGTAACTGTTTCAGTTCTGAAATGGAACAAAGATTAAAGCACTTAATATCTCACTGCTACACAAAGTTATGAAATTCAAGGCACAGAAGATAAACTAGTATAGAAAACAGCAAGTTGTTGAACATCAGATAATATCATACCACATGAAATTTTGGTTCACGATAAAATTGTAGCCAAGAGTTAGCTGAATATCTATGCTAGCCTTTTTAAGGTACACAAACATAATTTTTATACTaataaatttaacaaattaaaTACACTTTCTCACGATAAAATGAACTGGAGCTACAACAAGGTATTTACAAGTTCGGAAACTCTTTGACAAATCAAATAACCTTACTCAATATCAAGAATGCTGCAATAAGAAGCAAAGAAGCTACATTGTGAAGTTCATTGTTTGCATGTTATAACTTATAAACAGCTCTAGAAGCATAAAACTCTGTGCATATTGCATAATCAAAACGTACAGAAGGCCATGTTATCAGAGTTTAAAACAAGATGATTAAATATCCACTGCAACATACCCAAAGTCAGTTAATCACAAAAACTAAATCATGTACACGAActaaagttagaaatttttcaGTCAAGAAATGCTGAGCCATACCTTATGGGACAATTGAGTGATATTCTTGATGGCCCCTCTATTACCTCAGAATCTACACATGGATTAGGAAATAAAGAAATATCCACAAAGATGGATTACCTAAAAGTGCAATAAACCCCTTAAATATTTGTCTAGGAAATCCTCCCTAAGGAGTACCTGGATCTATAATAGCAGCAGCAGGCTGCACATAGTCTGGGAGAGTTGGATTTTCCCCTTTAGATATCTCAGCCATCAAAGCAATAACTACTATGTAGTTTCCTTCacaataatgaaaaaaaaaaattaaaatatcttAGATTTTCCAGCAATAAAGCAAGAATTATCACCCAAGCAATGACTGCAGACAAGCATACCATTGAAATGGCCCACAGCTTGAAGAAGATTTGATCCATATTTGAGGAAATGTGTCACAATGGTTGGTAATTGGGGTCCAGTGtcctaggaaaagaaaaaaaaattaagagtgGACACCCTCTACTTTGCATAAATTAACAAGATAGAGCTGCATTATAACAACCCCATGGACTCAAAGGTGTAGCGCACCATGAATACATTAGTTCTCCTCTCAACTCCCTTGCCATTCAAGAGAAAACTACAAAAAtcagaaacaaaaagataacagccaagagaatttaatgccatgGAGTAGGATTATTAAGTTGTAATGAAAACAGAATGTAAACTCATACTTGACTTGCTGTGGGTTTACAAGACATGACGACGTTTCTACATTATCTGTTTGTGCCACAAATAGCCTCTGCATGTggaagaaaatcaaataataagacAACCAACAAGTGAAAAAGAGTAGAATATTTATTAAACATTAAATATTaataaagaagaaagcaaaGTGAAGAACAGAAGTGAAGAACAGAACGAGTAATAAATGATAAGGGAGTTGAAATACACATCTTGCCATTCTTTTGCTTCATATCAAGAAATATGAGTTCTTAGAACAATGTTTTCCATCTTATgatcatttttctatttttctatgTGTCTAATGTCCAATTCAGATTAGCATCCATGAGCATGGTGTGCACATAGTCAACTAGTTTCATTTGAATTACAATTGTCAAGGCTGAAAAGCATACTGTTGTTTAGGGAACTTCATTGATCCAACATACAAAAGGTCTGCACAAACATGCAGCACAGTCAGTTGACCATTGGCAACCCTTTcattcaaatagcaaaaggAACCACAGTACAAAATGATTGAgggcattttattttattcctctGCTCTTGAACATGTAGCATGATTGAGCTGATGGAATATCAGCACCTACTACTGAAGGATTCCCATGCTATCACTaacctctctccctctctctccaaaCTCATTCTTAAGTATTTTTAGGAAATAAACCACTCTACTACCAAAGAAACACACTCTGGAAGTTGTGTTCAATTGCATACAGCTTCTCTAATGAAAATAAGAGAACAGCCTTGAAGTGGAAAGCTATATTCTAGCTAATTTTAAGGGAGAGGATGGTGTGGTCTTTATTAGCAACCAACAGGAAGAAAGAGTTGAAAGTTATCtaccaattctttttttttttggtacaaatcTACCGATTCTTAAAGAATCAAAGATGACAACAGAAATCTTATGTAACAAAACACTAAGCCAGTAATCATATCCCTCCAAAAACAGAATCCTACTCAAAATTTTCACAAAGACTTTGCCCACCATGCGAAGCAATCTTATATGTGAATCCAACCAAGTAAATGAGAGGCTTACAATCCTTTCTTCAGGAGAATGTTTCATGAGCTTTGAAATAGCAAAGTCCTTGACATAAGCACCATATCCAGGCTACAATAAAC
It includes:
- the LOC113704009 gene encoding uncharacterized protein isoform X1, which produces MTGTALTPAKLAGTGMSTEANNTTDNSVTASQVNDFRISAVLDRLAASMQNQTPKNETAESFNLCLSLARGIDFAIANHEIPSRAPDLPALLKQVCRCNNDALQQAAVMVLMISVKNACQSGWFSDKDSEELSSLANEIASNFCTSMDFNTEPSSSKSIIETIISRFYPRMKMGQILTFLEVKVPGYGAYVKDFAISKLMKHSPEERIRLFVAQTDNVETSSCLVNPQQVNFLLNGKGVERRTNVFMDTGPQLPTIVTHFLKYGSNLLQAVGHFNGNYIVVIALMAEISKGENPTLPDYVQPAAAIIDPDSEVIEGPSRISLNCPISFRHIRTPVKGHTCKHLQCFDFDNYVDINSKRPSWRCPHCNHHCCFTDIRIDQNMVKVLKEVGDNVNDVIISSDGSWKAIVESDDHAEKRQDKFPSAEQEQPTQPDSTSLPNAPPDLLDLTEIDDVMDTVDLSEAEDTKVFLVNSQKDCSVKDMTLRPPTNITNEVPQNSSSQTEDDFWSGVYLSTFGSGTFSLMSDAQSGGVPQSTSSSILPSPLLTDASSPASNVEARASNAFLSNSVPQTEISPTALQLQRFQFGNASISNEYGRSLSIPRQVSRTPVAVQALPAQAPTTDLQRVRNSTSTFMQNGSLAASQTSALPPVGDGFSGNSNNMQRQQQLSRSHPVAHQMPRMVSSQQQISNDPQDRFIYSGRSTGQVSSLQASTRAQGTYLASSGLSGELPHSNQQQQVNLRTPHPIHQSAGRFQHSAQSSGNFFRAQSQQAGSQDHSIQAAHAQLLSAQRAAQAARARAFHTPRAASNSGNATAPVGDQIGAVGSTLQSVPRSDVSVNSPADQDWRPSGRMRGSLSGRAYSEAMNQYIIQPTQQAQAARPPSNVTANPSNASAQLQILMANRAAQQAINYPSPRVTSSSSNLGVSPPKSTGMH
- the LOC113704009 gene encoding uncharacterized protein isoform X2 yields the protein MTGTALTPAKLAGTGMSTEANNTTDNSVTASQVNDFRISAVLDRLAASMQNQTPKNETAESFNLCLSLARGIDFAIANHEIPSRAPDLPALLKQVCRCNNDALQQAAVMVLMISVKNACQSGWFSDKDSEELSSLANEIASNFCTSMDFNTEPSSSKSIIETIISRFYPRMKMGQILTFLEVKPGYGAYVKDFAISKLMKHSPEERIRLFVAQTDNVETSSCLVNPQQVNFLLNGKGVERRTNVFMDTGPQLPTIVTHFLKYGSNLLQAVGHFNGNYIVVIALMAEISKGENPTLPDYVQPAAAIIDPDSEVIEGPSRISLNCPISFRHIRTPVKGHTCKHLQCFDFDNYVDINSKRPSWRCPHCNHHCCFTDIRIDQNMVKVLKEVGDNVNDVIISSDGSWKAIVESDDHAEKRQDKFPSAEQEQPTQPDSTSLPNAPPDLLDLTEIDDVMDTVDLSEAEDTKVFLVNSQKDCSVKDMTLRPPTNITNEVPQNSSSQTEDDFWSGVYLSTFGSGTFSLMSDAQSGGVPQSTSSSILPSPLLTDASSPASNVEARASNAFLSNSVPQTEISPTALQLQRFQFGNASISNEYGRSLSIPRQVSRTPVAVQALPAQAPTTDLQRVRNSTSTFMQNGSLAASQTSALPPVGDGFSGNSNNMQRQQQLSRSHPVAHQMPRMVSSQQQISNDPQDRFIYSGRSTGQVSSLQASTRAQGTYLASSGLSGELPHSNQQQQVNLRTPHPIHQSAGRFQHSAQSSGNFFRAQSQQAGSQDHSIQAAHAQLLSAQRAAQAARARAFHTPRAASNSGNATAPVGDQIGAVGSTLQSVPRSDVSVNSPADQDWRPSGRMRGSLSGRAYSEAMNQYIIQPTQQAQAARPPSNVTANPSNASAQLQILMANRAAQQAINYPSPRVTSSSSNLGVSPPKSTGMH